The Acidobacteriota bacterium genome window below encodes:
- a CDS encoding sodium-dependent transporter: MGAGKRDSWASRIGIIMAVAGSAIGLGNFLRFPAKAAANGGGAFMIPYLVALLLLGLPLMWVEWTLGRYGGGFGHGTAPGIFHSLWRKNRFIKYFGVIGIFGPLVIFIYYAYIESWTLAYSFFSLTGRLSAVTDQQGMQSFLRGYQGLEANAFFTSIWPAYLFFVVTFFINFTVTWHGIKGGVERVCRIAVPVLFACALILMLRVLTLGTPDPAEPTWSISSGFGFLWNPDFSTLRSGKIWIEAAGQIFFTLSVGIGAILTYASYLSKGDDVTLSGLSATSMNETAEVILGASIIIPAAFVFFGPANVRSIAESGVFNLGFVTMPLILNQLVAPWFFGFLWFFLLFLAGVTSSVSLVQPAIAFLEDEFQIGRKKAVWIFGSFAFVLCHFPVFLLRHGVVDELDFWGGTFFLVVFATIEVILFAWVFGIHNAWDEMHRGADLRVPVIYKFIIKYVTPLFLLVILSVWLWQEWMPVILMENVSAENRPYVLGTRIVLALMLAALALAVKLAWRRRRARGEDAHAA; this comes from the coding sequence ATGGGGGCGGGAAAGCGCGACAGCTGGGCCAGCCGGATCGGCATCATCATGGCCGTCGCCGGCTCGGCCATCGGGCTGGGGAACTTCCTGCGCTTCCCGGCCAAGGCGGCGGCCAACGGCGGGGGCGCCTTCATGATCCCCTACCTCGTCGCCCTCCTCCTGCTGGGCCTCCCCCTGATGTGGGTGGAATGGACCCTGGGACGCTACGGGGGCGGGTTCGGGCACGGGACGGCGCCCGGGATCTTTCACAGCCTGTGGCGCAAGAACCGGTTCATCAAATATTTCGGCGTCATCGGCATCTTCGGCCCCCTCGTCATCTTCATCTACTACGCCTACATCGAGTCGTGGACCCTGGCCTACAGCTTCTTTTCCCTGACCGGCCGGCTTTCGGCCGTCACGGACCAGCAGGGGATGCAGAGCTTCCTGCGCGGGTACCAGGGGCTCGAGGCCAACGCTTTTTTCACGAGCATCTGGCCCGCCTACCTCTTTTTCGTCGTCACCTTTTTCATCAATTTCACCGTCACCTGGCACGGGATCAAGGGGGGAGTGGAACGCGTCTGCCGCATCGCGGTCCCGGTGCTGTTCGCCTGCGCGCTGATCCTGATGCTCCGCGTGCTGACCCTCGGCACGCCCGACCCGGCCGAACCCACCTGGAGCATCTCGAGCGGTTTCGGCTTTTTGTGGAACCCCGATTTCAGCACCCTCCGCTCGGGCAAAATCTGGATCGAGGCGGCGGGACAGATCTTTTTCACCCTGAGCGTCGGCATCGGCGCCATCCTCACCTACGCCAGCTACCTCTCCAAGGGAGACGACGTGACGCTGTCGGGCCTGTCCGCCACCAGCATGAACGAGACCGCCGAGGTCATCCTCGGCGCCAGCATCATCATCCCGGCGGCCTTCGTCTTCTTCGGGCCCGCCAATGTCCGGTCCATCGCCGAGTCGGGCGTGTTCAACCTCGGCTTCGTGACCATGCCCCTGATCCTCAACCAGTTGGTGGCCCCCTGGTTTTTCGGCTTCCTCTGGTTTTTCCTCCTCTTCCTCGCCGGGGTCACCTCGTCGGTCTCCCTGGTCCAGCCCGCCATCGCCTTCCTGGAGGACGAATTCCAGATCGGCCGGAAGAAGGCGGTCTGGATCTTCGGATCGTTCGCCTTCGTCCTCTGCCATTTCCCGGTGTTCCTCCTCCGCCACGGGGTCGTGGACGAGCTCGATTTCTGGGGCGGCACCTTCTTCCTGGTCGTGTTCGCCACCATCGAGGTGATCCTGTTCGCCTGGGTGTTCGGCATCCACAACGCCTGGGACGAAATGCACCGCGGGGCCGACCTGAGGGTGCCCGTCATCTACAAGTTCATCATCAAGTACGTGACGCCGCTCTTTCTGCTCGTCATCCTGTCGGTCTGGCTGTGGCAGGAATGGATGCCCGTCATCCTGATGGAAAACGTGAGCGCCGAGAACCGGCCCTACGTGCTCGGCACCCGGATCGTGCTCGCGCTGATGCTGGCGGCACTGGCGCTGGCGGTGAAACTGGCCTGGCGGCGGCGCCGCGCCCGCGGGGAGGATGCCCATGCGGCCTGA
- a CDS encoding twin-arginine translocation signal domain-containing protein, with product MKENEGARFGRRDFLKTTAIAGVATALPGTVLPGRAAATAPKARTRGGKSRLLFMTDAPETYAKIIDALKSLKGADLAVTVAKVNYQKPEELGEAFRREDPDILFMVLARVTTISGNLPAAMGEVDVPVVILPVNFDLIMLEADLAAAFRMRGTYARLANSEAQALELVRTLTSPRILEGKKALIYGRPFDSTSVPAPNLDADYVYARTGVRIEYRPIEELRRRLEEVRPESAREEMERWRREAAAVVEPTEHDLLESARMYVLLRSIVDREGLSAISIDCLSFSFDAKSTIPLPCLAFTRLRDEGIAAPCEADVYASLSSMFLETVSRKPSYFCNVSSVDNEASSTVLRHCVAPVRLMGKEAPPLRYNLRDYHGFGKGVTPEVEFPAGIEVTMGVFSKDLKSFVWWPGRTRSRKSDTDRPSFPGTDSKMRRYCSNHLEVGIKDVDRFVQSIGGIHHVMVAGSYRKEIDEALTAMNVNVIGPADLAAPEA from the coding sequence ATGAAGGAGAACGAGGGCGCCCGGTTCGGCCGGCGCGATTTTCTGAAAACCACCGCCATCGCCGGTGTCGCCACGGCGCTGCCGGGAACGGTCCTGCCGGGCCGGGCCGCGGCGACGGCGCCGAAGGCCAGGACGCGCGGGGGCAAGAGCCGGCTGCTTTTCATGACCGACGCCCCGGAGACGTACGCGAAGATCATCGACGCGCTCAAGTCCCTCAAGGGGGCGGACCTCGCAGTGACGGTGGCCAAGGTCAACTACCAGAAGCCGGAGGAACTCGGTGAGGCTTTCCGCCGGGAGGACCCGGACATCCTGTTCATGGTCCTGGCCCGGGTCACCACGATTTCGGGCAACCTGCCCGCCGCGATGGGGGAGGTCGACGTGCCGGTGGTGATCCTGCCCGTCAACTTCGACCTGATCATGCTGGAAGCCGACCTGGCCGCCGCCTTCCGGATGAGGGGGACCTACGCCCGGCTGGCCAACTCCGAGGCCCAGGCCCTGGAGCTGGTCCGGACGCTGACCTCCCCCCGCATCCTCGAGGGGAAGAAGGCCCTCATCTACGGCCGCCCGTTCGACAGCACCAGCGTGCCGGCGCCCAACCTCGACGCCGACTACGTCTACGCCCGCACGGGGGTGCGTATCGAATACCGCCCGATCGAGGAACTGCGGCGCCGGCTCGAGGAGGTGCGGCCCGAAAGCGCCCGGGAGGAAATGGAGCGCTGGAGGCGGGAAGCGGCCGCCGTGGTGGAACCCACCGAGCATGACCTGCTCGAGAGCGCCCGGATGTACGTCCTGCTCCGTTCGATCGTCGACCGGGAGGGGCTGTCGGCGATTTCGATCGACTGCCTGAGTTTCAGCTTCGACGCCAAATCCACCATCCCCCTCCCCTGCCTGGCGTTCACCCGGCTGCGGGACGAGGGGATCGCGGCCCCCTGCGAGGCGGACGTGTACGCCTCGCTCTCCTCGATGTTTCTCGAGACGGTCAGCCGCAAGCCCTCCTATTTCTGCAACGTTTCCTCGGTGGACAACGAGGCTTCGAGCACCGTGCTGCGCCACTGCGTCGCCCCGGTGCGCCTGATGGGAAAGGAAGCCCCGCCGCTGCGCTACAACCTGCGCGACTATCACGGCTTCGGGAAGGGTGTGACCCCGGAGGTGGAGTTCCCGGCCGGGATCGAGGTGACGATGGGTGTTTTCAGCAAGGATCTCAAAAGCTTCGTGTGGTGGCCCGGCCGCACCCGCTCGCGCAAGAGCGACACCGACCGCCCCTCCTTCCCCGGCACCGACAGCAAGATGCGGCGCTACTGCTCGAACCACCTGGAGGTCGGGATCAAGGACGTCGACCGTTTCGTGCAGAGCATCGGCGGGATCCACCACGTCATGGTCGCCGGGAGCTACCGGAAAGAGATCGACGAGGCGCTTACGGCGATGAATGTCAACGTCATCGGCCCGGCCGACCTCGCCGCCCCCGAAGCCTGA